The sequence TCATAAATGTGCGCTACTTTGATATCGCCTTTACGAATCGGCTTGCGCAAACCACCGGGATTTGTAACCGCAAAATCAACTCTGCCTGTAGAGTGTTTCTGTGCATAAGACAACATCACATCTGCAAAGAAGTTACCCAAAAGGCTTTCCGGACGGCCGGGAGTCAAATCCTGATCCGTATAACCTATCGCCTCATCAGCAGTTTTGACGGCGATATCGGCATAAGGTTTAACCGCTTTTACCATACCCTGATCCTGAATTGCATCTGCATTCTGATCGACCGGGATATGGGTAGCTCGTAATTGCACAAGCTTAGTCTGGCCACAACCGAGCACCATCAAGGCACAAGCCAGCAAACCAGCGTTTATAAATTTCCGCATAACGACGAATTAAAGATTCAAAAATTCCAAATTCCAGGTTCCAACATTCCACTGTGTACTGAAGAACTGTGAACTGAGGACTATGATTACTGTTTATCAGGTTTTGCACGCATCGAATCGTAAGCAAGGTATCCGATAATAGCACCGTACATCACCAAGCCGAGCCACTGCGCACCAACACTTTCCACCCAGGCTTCGTTCGTTAGGTTGATACCACCGAAACGCAAGGCCGCGCTTACCACTC comes from Paludibacter jiangxiensis and encodes:
- a CDS encoding 5'-nucleotidase C-terminal domain-containing protein, with protein sequence MRKFINAGLLACALMVLGCGQTKLVQLRATHIPVDQNADAIQDQGMVKAVKPYADIAVKTADEAIGYTDQDLTPGRPESLLGNFFADVMLSYAQKHSTGRVDFAVTNPGGLRKPIRKGDIKVAHIYELMPFENALVVLDLKGDRVQALADSIAAHHGGPVAGIRFGINNRKAVNVTIAGEPLDAGKTYRVVANDYIAKGNDFYQELTKASSAEFFTVSLRAVILDWVKQETAKGNHVHATLDGRIYEEK